TCAGCCAGAAACTgagaataaatataaactacaagTTTAAAATTGAGTATCATTTTTTACTTCCAAAAGgctcaatttttttaaaattactcACTGAAGGATACTGTTGCTGGGGAGGTGGATAGTACATGGCTCCCTGGTTGGGTGGAGGAGGCTGCAACAGAGATACGACATGTATGATACTGGTATATGAACTCCTGTTTCACCAACCATTCCAAGGCAGTGACcccaatatatattgataaagatgttgatgtttgatttgtctgtgttgttcgaACATGTACATAGTGTGTTTCTAGTTCAGTGTTTTCGAGCATTTAATCATGGTCAATGTAAAATGTATGGGCTTGTACTTGTGTATGATTGcaatattatcatttatcacaacaacaatcaatattattttcattctaacagtacatttaataaatgattagTTAAGATATTAATACTAATTCGAAATGATTTGTAAGTAGAGAAACAACATCAATGATACtgaaaataagtatataatatacaatattgtGCATCACATGTAAAAgccagaaaaaatacaattaggTCATTACGTcgtataaaaaatgcatatccCTTTCAAGTTACTGACTGTAATCATATTATAGATCAGTTTAGAATGAGGCATCTGCATAATGAGCTTACCTGTGGCTGTGCAGGATAGGGCTGGAGAATGCCTGTGCCCCCACCCCCTCCACCAGCTCCTCCCCCGGGTTTCCGGTTCTCATCAAGGTCAATCAGAAGATTCTCTGCAGCAAATATCTCATCCTGACTCATCACTGTTGGATCTGCCTCAAATGGTACATTGTATGATTTAGCTATTTCAATCATATATCTCTCAATCAATATTTTTGGTGGAGCCTGAACGCCAAGTTTATGCATCACTTTTTCACTAACATTGTTCAAGGCATTTGTTCTGCATGCCTGCCCAAACTCTTTGCCATACTTGATGGTCAGTTGGTCAGCAATGGTCTTCATCTCTGGGACATCTGTCTGTAACCGAGGTGCTGCCCATATAAGACTTGAAATGGCTTCCTCCAAGCCTGGATCAAGTTCCCTAAAAggaaaaacatgaacttttgattTCTATATtacacattgttttttgttttaatatacataaataatcaatgatgTCAAAAACCCTAGAAGctgacaattgtttgtttactggttattgcaattttttttcTCACTTTTGTGATCTTATATTTAAAGGACTGTATATCTTACTaccagtattttaaaattataatgagTGTACAAGGGCTTGGAGGATGGGTGTTGACACcagatatttaagaaatgatgcattttaaCATGTGATTGTTACCAGGTGATGTGGTATAATTGACATGACTCCTAACCATGACTCATATAATTTTTTGGGGAGCATGTTTTTTTTGAGCTGAGAGTGAGGCTTACCAGGGaattataaaaatgtcaaatagaTAAACAATCCCAAACacttattattgtattattgtagatTCTATGATATTCATTCATATGGACTAAAGGTAGTTGAGATAGCCACACTTAGTCAGCTTACAATTTCATGTTATTAAACTTAAAGGAAAAACACTATTTAAGAGATGCCACAAAACCAAGTGTTTATTGGAGCGCACTTATCCAATTCAGCTCAACATCTTGTGAATCTGTGAGGATGACGTTAAAATACCTTTATTTCGTAAAAATAAACtcactaaaaaaacaacattttgacctacttttgTGTCTGAACCAGGCCAAATCTGGCCAGCAGCAGGTCACAGTACATCTCTAGGAGTTCCATCGCTTCCACGATGTAATCTTCCCGGATGATGTGCTCCACCCTGATCCGTGCCCGGTCATCCTTAGCTGAAGAAATGTAGTCGGCTATTTCTTTCCTGGCTTTCTGACCTATTTCAGTCTTTTTTTTCTCAAGCAACTTCAGCCTGTTTATTGTCAGTCTGAGATTTGTCTTGAGCTTATTGTAGTTTGTAGAACTGCTAAACATGGTTATTGCGTTGAGTTCTTacgaaaatatgaataaaacacaccatgcatcaaacaaaatgaaataaattttgaaatagtCACAAGATTCTGACTGTTTGTTGATGTTTCATCTACTTCCGTGTTTGCCAAATATTGTTCCGAATAGTACAAGAACGgttgcggggtgatacaggaatccagtggatttcacgtgaaatccactcaaaacgtgaaatccactcagaactcagttattttaattaataatttatttattttgtatacatattagaaagtgcctcatgaagggtttatatttcaaatttcaatgaaattggtcaaaaaataaagaagttagagcaatttttcattttttttttccaaaaatagatcggaaatcgaggtgaaattcagattccgataagtgaaatccactcacaactcattaattttaataaataatatcaaattttatccaaattgatccaaaaataagaaagttgtagacctattttgaaaaagatcggaaatcgaagtgaaatccacattttgacaagtgaaatccactttttcagacgagaaatccactcataactcatttatttttaacaaattgtgttttttttttgttgaacaaataattgaaaaggcattatcatcggtttatatttaaaattgaaatggaattggtccaaaaatgaaaaagttagataaatatgttgaaaatagaTCTGTAAGctaagtgaaatccacattttgacaagtgaaatccaatATTTGGGAAAGAAATCTACTAagtgaaaagaaataaattcaatcaagtATCTTAATATTAATACAGTAGTAGTTTGTGTCCgatgattatatatattttttgtgttttatttacttacatTAGTATCATTTAATCCGTTTTAGTCGTGATATCTTATATAACATTAGATCGAATATCTGAATCAGTTGAGatgcaatattttggtttgttttttctgtaagTAACCACTATCCAATATATTAGTTCTATAATATCGTTTAATAATTACTCTTGTCTTTGATCTATATCTATCACGACTCTCACGTGCCGTTCCTTTCGTGCCTTTCGCACTTAGCGGTTAAGGTGATACATCAAATATCCGAGAAAGTTGACATAACATACTCGGCGgtaaaattaaagaagtttaGTACAATGGCAGTAATTATTTTATGCCGAAAACGAATTTGAGAAGATATGGTAAGTATAAAATGTATCAGAAATGGCAATTGTCATTGCTATGTTTCTATTCTTTATGCTATGAACATGTAGTGTTGgatataccgtaaatgactgggtattagacgcacttttttccctcagattttgatgcaaaaaaatgcctgcgtataatacccagtaacaatttttttgaactttttttctgaggtcaatttcaagccgagagtttgtttagatttatgtagaaagggatgttactcgcgtcatattgatcgagtatatacgggttaaaacggcagttgaagatcgggatacggtatatcgtaagacgtttataatttcaacaaaaatatttttcgattaaagttaccgtaattcacctaagagttcggacactctaaatatttggacacccataattatttcccaaaataatttattttgcgtacctaattttcggacacccaaaggacatcaatcataactttcacagttaccaagtttcacagacgaagattattgatttttatctttacaatgcctggctagattacctaaccgtatacaccactgtgacaatttaattagttactacccatcctaaacgatttattgcctgttgaaaaggaagtgtgatatatttattggaagattaaagaaacaacaagggcaatcaagggattaagaaaacattgacatggcatgtttgtaaaacgatctgccaataagctttcaaacttgtaccacacttatagactatatgaagcaataatcgtacagttatacattaatcctgcatagcaatgtccatgctctccacgagatcctcgtgggtataactgtaagttatgtgacgtcacacagtgtgactctttgatctgaagccgatagaatgtgtttattcagttcaatgcatgtataaaatggtgttttaattaacttcatgaaggatttacacttataggcgtataTTCTACCTCTTCGATACTGGTTGGATTGGTGGAAAAGCTGGACATCCGTCTACAATCCATAGAATCAAAGCTGGACCCCATCCAAAACGAACTATTGTCATTAAAAACTGAAGTTGCCAAAGTCCGCGATGAAATCTAAATATAACTTCAAAAGTGACAGAGATGGAGACTTTTCGTCAGTCCATCAGCGATTTTATCGACGACTGCAACCGCAATACACAAAAATGTTCCAATTCTGTTGACGATCTCCAAATCCATTGTGCAGGCATGTCAAAACTTTTGAACACTATACAGTCCGATAATGAAGCTTATAAGGAGGAAATCCTAGACCTGAAATGGCGATCGATGAGAGAAAATCTCATATTCGTAGGTATTCCTGAGAACTAGAACACCATACAGAACACTGACGAAcactcaattattatttttggatcaatttgaataaaatttgaaatataaagccctttcaattatttgctcaacagaaaattaatttgttaaaaataaatgagttatgagtggatttcacgtctgaaaaagtggatttcacttgtcaaaatggggatttcacttcgatttccgatcttttttcaaaataggtctacaactttcttatttttggatcaatttgaataaattttgaaatataaacacattgtaaagccttatcaattatttgttcaacaaaaaaattaatttgttaaaaaccAATGAGTtgatttcacgtctgaaaaagtggatttcacttgtcaaaatgtggatttcatttcgatttccgaaaaattgctctaacttcttcatttcttgatatatttcaataaaatttgaaatgtaaactctttattaggcactttccaaaatgtatacaaaaaatttttacttattaataaaactgagttaggagtggatttcacttctcgaaaactggatttcacctcgatttccgatctattttcgaaaaattgctctaacttcttttttgaccaatttcaataaaatttgaaatataaaccctttatgaggcactttctaataattatacaaaaacagaaaattatttattaaaattaatgagttgtgagtggatttcacttatcggaatctggatttcacctcgatttccgatctatttttggaaaaaaaaatgaaaaattgctctaacttctttattttttgaccaatttcattgaaatttgaaatataaacccttcatgaggcactttctaatatgtatacaaaataaataaattattaattaaaataactgagttctgagtggatttcacgttttgagtggatttcacgtgaaatccactggattcctgtatcaccccgcacccgTACAATAAAGGTTACATCCCACTATACAACGATTGTGTTAATTGTACAAACGCAAAAACGGACCATGAAGGGGGAGTTTATAAAAGGTAAgcagtttttttaatattctaacTAAGTGATATGTTTTAGTATGAAAAATCGGCATGATGCTTGTTCATTGCGTTAGGCGTTGTAACAGCATTGTTTTAGACTAGTAACATAGATTGACATGTATATCACGGCTTGTATCGCCTGTTATTGTTCCATTAATATTACGTACGTATCGATGCTCTCTGCAATATACGTGTCAGTTAAGCTTTATCTGATGCACATATAACGTGCATTAAGCTTTATGAGAATGATTCATATTACCTTATTTAGCTGATTACTTAAAATAACGTTCACTTTAAACTGACAGCCGGAGCACGGTACTTGTAGAAACAGACTTCATTACTTGTTGTCGAAATATCGCTTCCTAGTAAAGAATAGTTAACATAAAGTATATTGAACCAGCTAAAGGGTCATCTATGATGTTTGTTCACTGAATTTTGAGTTATGTCCCTGGGATCTTGCCATTGACCACGCTTTAGGATCAGGAATGACCACGCCCAGGGATCTACGATGACAACGCCCGGGAATCATGATTGACCACGCCCTGGGATCAGGGTTCACCACGCCCTGGGGCCAGGGTTAAGAACTCCACGATATTCGGGTTGCAACGCCCTTGGAACACGTCTAACCACGCACTGGGATCAGGGTTTGGCACGCCATGGGATCAGGGTTGACAACTCCCCGATATTCGGGTTGCCACGCCCTTGGATCAGGTCTGATCACGAACTGGGATCAGGGTGGACCAAACCCTGGGATCAGGGTTGACAACTGCCCGATATTCGGGTTGACACGCCCTTGGAGAAGGTCTGACCACGCCATGGGAACAGGGTTGACAACGTCCTGATATTCGGGTTGTCACGCCCTGGGATCAGGTTAGACCACGCCATGGGACCAGGGTTGACAACTCCCTGATATTCGGACTGAACACGCCCTGGGGTCAGGGTTGACCACACTCTTGGATCAGGTTTGACAACTCCCCGATATATGGGTTGCCACTTCCTGGGATCAGGGTTAACTACGTCCTGGGATCAGGGTTGACCAAACCCTGGGATCAGGGTTGACAACTAACCAATATTCGGGATGCCACGCCCTTGGATCAGGTCTGACCACGCCATGGGAACAGGGTTGACGACTCCCTGATATTCACGCCCTGGGATCAGGGTTTACCAAGCCCTGTGATCAGGTTTGACAACTTTCTGATATTCGGGTTGCCACACCCTGGGCTCAGGGTTGACCATGCACTGGGATCAGGGTTGACAACTTCCTGATATTCGGGTTGCCACACCCTGGGATCAGGGTTGACCACGCCCTGGGATTAGGGTTGACAACTTCCTGATATTCGGATTGCCACACCCTGGGATCAGGGTTGACCACGCCCTGGGATTAGGGTTGACAACTCCATGATATTCGGGTTGACCACGCCCTGGGATTAGGGTTGACAACTTCCTGATATTCGGGTTGACCACGCCCTGGGATTAGGGTTGACAACTCTCTGATATTCGGGTTGACCACGCCCTGGGATTAGGGTTGACAACTTTCTGATATTCGGGTTGACCACGCCCTGGGATTAGGGTTTATCAAGCCATGGGATCAGGGTTGACCATGCCCTGGGATAAGGGTTGACAACTCCCTGATATTCGGGTTGATCACACCCTGGGATTAGGGTTTACCAAGCCCTGTTATCAGGGTTGACCACACCCTAGGATCAGGGTTGACCACGCCCTGGGATTAGAGTTGACAACTTCCTGATATTCGGGTTGCCACGCTCTGGGATCAGGGTCGACCACGCCCAGGGATCAGGTTTGACAACTTCCTGATATTCGGGTTGCCACACCCTAGGATCAGGGTTGCCACGCCCTGGTATTAGGGTTGACAAATCCCTGATATTCGGGTTGCCACGCTCTGGGATCAGGGTTGACCACGCCATGGAATCAGGGTTCACAACGCCCTGGGATCAGGGTTCACCACGCCCTGGTATCAAGGTTGACCACGCCCTTTGATCATGGTTGACCACGTCATGGGATCAGTGTTGACCACGCCATGAGATAAGGTTTGACAACGCCCTGATATTTGGGTTGACCACACCCTGGGATCAGGGTTGACTACGCCCTGATATTCGGATTGACTACGCGCTTGGATCAGGGCTGACCACGCCATGGGATCAGGGTTGACCACTAGTTAGACACTGACCTGCATTATGCACATAATGGCTTTTAATAGAAGAATTAGATCGCCACATTATAACTGCAGCACTAAAAGTAAACATGAATTTGAATACATTACAACTCGTTATTTCAATGATACCTAATTATTGTACACAATGTACTATTATCGCTTATCAACAACTGAGATAAGACAGAACTCAACTTCATTAGTGAACGCAACAGAATAATCACCTATCGTTCAAAAGACTGTGCcatcaaatatcaaaatgaacagAGAAAAAATAGGAATTATAGGAAGGTAACTATATCGCAATGATTCTAAGTGATCGACggtatttttcaaataaatccgGGAAATATAGAATCCTCCATGAGTTAAACATTGGCAACCACTGCAACACGTTTTCTGATGAAAATGACGACATGCTAATTTCGTTTTTATAGTATACACGTATTAACAACTAGGGATCGACACCTTTTTTAACACAGTACAAGTAGATTATGATGTCGATACTGATTGATACGTTAGCTATACTGTTTTACACCAACATACATTTCCAGTGGGCTTATTGGGCGAAGCTGGTCAATGCTGTTCGCGGCGGCGGACTTCGATGTCGAAATGTACGACATTGACGAGAAACAACTGCAGGGCGCCATGGCGGAGGTGCGCACACAGCTGGCGGAACTTGAGCGGCTCGGCCTCCTCCGTGGAAAACTGAGCGCGGAACAGCAGTTCAGCAACATCCGGACCACCAGCGAGTTCGAAGATTGTGTGCGGGGTGCATTCTATGTTCAGGCAAGTTTCGGCTCATGTAACAATTTGGAATTTTGCTTTGCATcaagaaacaaaatatgacCTCAAATGATCGATGCTGACATTTTCTGCTTGAACTGCATTGGTACATTTCTTTTCGAAAGTCAATGCATGACCTCAAATGATCGATGCTGACATTTTCTGCTTGAACTGCATTGGTACATTTCTTTTCGAAAGTCAATGCATCTATTATGTAAAGAACGCCACAAACCGCAATATGAATATGTCCTTATACTTTTAGAATGTTTGGTTATAAGGGAAAGTGTTTATCGAGTTtcatacaataaaatgatttttcaaCGACAGGAATGTGTTCCGGAAAACATAGAATTAAAAAACGCTGTGCACACGCGGGCTGATGCCGTCATGAGTGATACATGCATCCTGGCGTCCTCAACCAGCGCGCTACTTCCGTCACGCCTGGCCGCCGACATCAAACACAAGAACCGGTTTATTGTAGCGCATCCGGTAGGTTGGTCGTTTTGCTGTGTTACGAAGACGAAATCAGGCACAATTCTAAGAATTATGTGCAAGTCATTTGCCCTTGATTGTCAACTGCAGCAaaactgcttgttatttaaaattggGTGAAATACTTCCAAGTTGCATTTACATGTGACAAATGTTTCCTTTTCACTCCTTGTATGTTCCACTTAGCATTCAGCAAACTTTATCAATTAAGTGTCAGGCAATAATACTTATGATGCCTTACTTCGTATTCCTTTTATCATGGAGCTCATATTTTTATTCTGCTTGTGTGATCATACGGCATCActtcttttaaagggactgtacaccaatTTGGCAccgaaaaagttttttttctgtaaagaatctccggacaattatttaataaaataatgttttactctttgatatcataattgtaaaaaacccataccaaaatgtaaaaaaagaatcgcgtcgaaccggtgtcgccaaaattgcgagttccaatgcattgtacacatcgataccaagtttatgtcagttttcgacaattttctctttttgttcgct
The DNA window shown above is from Mya arenaria isolate MELC-2E11 chromosome 6, ASM2691426v1 and carries:
- the LOC128238534 gene encoding IST1 homolog yields the protein MFSSSTNYNKLKTNLRLTINRLKLLEKKKTEIGQKARKEIADYISSAKDDRARIRVEHIIREDYIVEAMELLEMYCDLLLARFGLVQTQKELDPGLEEAISSLIWAAPRLQTDVPEMKTIADQLTIKYGKEFGQACRTNALNNVSEKVMHKLGVQAPPKILIERYMIEIAKSYNVPFEADPTVMSQDEIFAAENLLIDLDENRKPGGGAGGGGGGTGILQPYPAQPQPPPPNQGAMYYPPPQQQYPSEGYKSAPPPVPNTPPSGYAGYPPGGASGGLSPSAPAGGQEHSPPPPYTSSHTSPMPSQNNMDSFPDLPAVPNSTLPDPPGASSAGGEDVDFDDLSRRFEELKRKK